The following proteins come from a genomic window of Montipora capricornis isolate CH-2021 chromosome 9, ASM3666992v2, whole genome shotgun sequence:
- the LOC138017628 gene encoding uncharacterized protein — MDFNSKKCKIMRITKKQVPFTNRVHLSDTVLEEVREFTDLGILTNNGLSWNSHIDMITAKANKMLGLIKRTCMDLKDESTLKTLYCSLIRSNLEYCSVVWCPFTKRNVNKLERIQRRATRFILKSNEPCDVRLRKLNLLTLEQRRFVVDVTFLIKALNGHLDVDFSQFLDFYSQEDRYLLRQFDTKSLKKKYARTNMLKNSYFYRIVDEWNSLPLEVRSACNVDKFKASVIKFVTKL; from the coding sequence ATGGATTTCAACTCCAAAAAGTGCAAGATCATGAGAATTACTAAAAAACAAGTGCCCTTTACTAACAGAGTACATTTGAGTGATACAGTTCTCGAGGAGGTCAGGGAATTTACAGATTTAGGAATATTGACTAACAACGGTTTATCCTGGAACTCTCATATTGATATGATCACTGCCAAGGCAAACAAAATGTTAGGCTTAATTAAAAGAACGTGCATGGATCTCAAGGATGAATCTACTCTAAAGACCTTGTACTGCTCCCTTATCAGATCGAATCTGGAATACTGCTCAGTCGTCTGGTGTCCATTCACCAAGAGAAACGTAAACAAACTTGAGAGAATTCAGCGTAGAGCAACCAGGTTCATTTTAAAATCGAATGAACCATGCGATGTCCGTCTACGTAAACTCAATCTGTTAACTCTTGAGCAAAGACGTTTCGTTGTCGATGTTACCTTCTTGATTAAGGCTCTCAATGGCCATTTAGATGTTGACTTTTCTCAATTCTTAGATTTTTATAGCCAAGAGGACCGTTACTTACTGAGACAATTCGATACTAAAtcgttaaaaaagaaatatgccAGGACAAACATGCTCAAAAACAGTTACTTTTATAGGATTGTGGATGAATGGAACAGTTTGCCTCTTGAGGTCCGTTCGGCATGCAATGTTGACAAGTTTAAGGCTAGTGTTATTAAATTTgtaacaaaattgtaa